In Maylandia zebra isolate NMK-2024a linkage group LG12, Mzebra_GT3a, whole genome shotgun sequence, a single genomic region encodes these proteins:
- the aldh3b4 gene encoding aldehyde dehydrogenase family 3 member B1 isoform X2 gives MSRPPSPTPARWFKALRRTRLGDPCLKTYPLESVDLLRRARVAFQAGRTLKENFRLAQLEAVVQMLEEHECDFVDALGRDLHKPRFETVVSELILVKNEALYAINNLKKWMQPQKVERNLSTTLDDCLVISEPLGVVLIIGTWCSPVQMCLVPLVGAIAAGNCAIISPSESTVHTTELLHRLIPSYLDNECFHAILAGLSDLPEVIELKFDHVFFTGNKEDGSKIALAAARTLTPVTLILGGKNPCYVDQHCDIFTTVQRIAWARFHNAGQSLVAPDYILCHTDVKARLVQALKCCLMEFYGSNPQESRSFGRIVNLEIFNRTRGILWRSGKVAVGGHVIEAEKYIAPTVLTDVAESDPVMQKEIFGPVLPILTVNNVDEAISFINKQEKPLCVYAYSTNGKVISRFMSETCSGSFCSNDCILQSVMVALPFGGVGASGMGSFHGRYSFDTFSHKKSCLLRSARFECVTYLRYPPFEDRNLSLMTWASSLSQKSQGWCQIM, from the exons ATGAGCCGTCCTCCGAGTCCGACTCCAGCACGATGGTTTAAGGCGCTgcgcag GACCAGGCTCGGGGACCCCTGTCTGAAGACGTATCCTCTGGAAAGCGTGGATCTCCTGAGGAGGGCTAGAGTCGCCTTTCAAGCTGGACGTACCCTGAAGGAGAACTTCAGACTGGCTCAGCTGGAGGCTGTGGTGCAGATGCTGGAGGAACACGAGTGTGACTTTGTGGATGCACTTGGAAGGGACCTCCATAAG CCTCGGTTTGAAACGGTTGTGTCTGAACTGATCCTGGTCAAGAATGAGGCTCTATATGCTATTAACAACTTAAAGAAGTGGATGCAGCCACAGAAAGTGGAAAGGAACCTG TCCACCACGCTGGACGACTGTCTGGTGATCAGTGAACCGCTGGGAGTGGTGCTTATCATTGGGACCTGGTGTAGTCCTGTACAAATGTGCCTTGTGCCACTGGTCGGGGCCATTGCAGCAG GAAACTGTGCAATCATCAGCCCCTCTGAGTCTACTGTGCACACAACAGAGCTTCTCCATCGTCTAATTCCCTCCTACTTGGATAAT GAATGCTTCCATGCGATTCTTGCAGGCTTGAGTGACTTGCCTGAAGTGATTGAGCTCAAATTTGATCATGTTTTCTTTACAG gaaacaaagagGACGGAAGCAAAATTGCTCTGGCTGCCGCCCGCACACTCACACCCGTCACCTTGATTCTGGGAGGGAAGAACCCATGTTACGTGGACCAGCACTGTGACATTTTCACCACTGTGCAGCGCATTGCTTGGGCACGTTTTCATAATGCTGGACAGAGTTTGGTGGCTCCTGACTACATTTTATGCCACACAGATGTCAAAGCTCGGCTGGTGCAGGCCCTCAAGTGCTGCCTGATGGAGTTTTATGGCTCTAATCCCCAAGAGTCACGTAGCTTTGGCCGGATAGTCAATCTAGAGATCTTTAACCGTACTAGAGGGATCTTATGGAGATCTGGCAAGGTGGCTGTGGGTGGGCATGTGATAGAAGCAGAGAAATATATTG cCCCAACAGTTTTGACAGATGTGGCTGAATCAGACCCCGTCATGCAAAAGGAGATCTTTGGTCCAGTTCTTCCTATTTTGACTGTAAACAATGTGGATGAGGCTATTAGTTTTATCAATAAGCAAGAAAAGCCCCTCTGTGTGTATGCATATTCCACCAACGGCAAG GTAATTTCAAGATTCATGAGTGAGACCTGCAGTGGAAGCTTCTGCTCTAATGATTGCATCCTGCAGAGTGTGATGGTGGCTCTACCTTTTGGTGGAGTAG GTGCCAGTGGAATGGGTTCTTTCCATGGCCGCTACAGCTTTGATACATTTTCTCACAAGAAATCCTGTCTGCTACGAAGCGCACGGTTTGAATGTGTGACCTACCTGCGCTATCCACCCTTCGAGGACCGCAATCTGTCTCTAATGACATGGGCCAGCAGCCTTTCCCAGAAAAGCCAGGGCTGGTGCCAGATTATGTGA
- the aldh3b4 gene encoding aldehyde dehydrogenase family 3 member B1 isoform X1, with translation MSRKVKACSACQRHGRLTCRRTRLGDPCLKTYPLESVDLLRRARVAFQAGRTLKENFRLAQLEAVVQMLEEHECDFVDALGRDLHKPRFETVVSELILVKNEALYAINNLKKWMQPQKVERNLSTTLDDCLVISEPLGVVLIIGTWCSPVQMCLVPLVGAIAAGNCAIISPSESTVHTTELLHRLIPSYLDNECFHAILAGLSDLPEVIELKFDHVFFTGNKEDGSKIALAAARTLTPVTLILGGKNPCYVDQHCDIFTTVQRIAWARFHNAGQSLVAPDYILCHTDVKARLVQALKCCLMEFYGSNPQESRSFGRIVNLEIFNRTRGILWRSGKVAVGGHVIEAEKYIAPTVLTDVAESDPVMQKEIFGPVLPILTVNNVDEAISFINKQEKPLCVYAYSTNGKVISRFMSETCSGSFCSNDCILQSVMVALPFGGVGASGMGSFHGRYSFDTFSHKKSCLLRSARFECVTYLRYPPFEDRNLSLMTWASSLSQKSQGWCQIM, from the exons ATGAGTCGAAAAGTAAAGGCGTGCTCTGCTTGTCAGAGACATGGGCGGCTAACATgcagaag GACCAGGCTCGGGGACCCCTGTCTGAAGACGTATCCTCTGGAAAGCGTGGATCTCCTGAGGAGGGCTAGAGTCGCCTTTCAAGCTGGACGTACCCTGAAGGAGAACTTCAGACTGGCTCAGCTGGAGGCTGTGGTGCAGATGCTGGAGGAACACGAGTGTGACTTTGTGGATGCACTTGGAAGGGACCTCCATAAG CCTCGGTTTGAAACGGTTGTGTCTGAACTGATCCTGGTCAAGAATGAGGCTCTATATGCTATTAACAACTTAAAGAAGTGGATGCAGCCACAGAAAGTGGAAAGGAACCTG TCCACCACGCTGGACGACTGTCTGGTGATCAGTGAACCGCTGGGAGTGGTGCTTATCATTGGGACCTGGTGTAGTCCTGTACAAATGTGCCTTGTGCCACTGGTCGGGGCCATTGCAGCAG GAAACTGTGCAATCATCAGCCCCTCTGAGTCTACTGTGCACACAACAGAGCTTCTCCATCGTCTAATTCCCTCCTACTTGGATAAT GAATGCTTCCATGCGATTCTTGCAGGCTTGAGTGACTTGCCTGAAGTGATTGAGCTCAAATTTGATCATGTTTTCTTTACAG gaaacaaagagGACGGAAGCAAAATTGCTCTGGCTGCCGCCCGCACACTCACACCCGTCACCTTGATTCTGGGAGGGAAGAACCCATGTTACGTGGACCAGCACTGTGACATTTTCACCACTGTGCAGCGCATTGCTTGGGCACGTTTTCATAATGCTGGACAGAGTTTGGTGGCTCCTGACTACATTTTATGCCACACAGATGTCAAAGCTCGGCTGGTGCAGGCCCTCAAGTGCTGCCTGATGGAGTTTTATGGCTCTAATCCCCAAGAGTCACGTAGCTTTGGCCGGATAGTCAATCTAGAGATCTTTAACCGTACTAGAGGGATCTTATGGAGATCTGGCAAGGTGGCTGTGGGTGGGCATGTGATAGAAGCAGAGAAATATATTG cCCCAACAGTTTTGACAGATGTGGCTGAATCAGACCCCGTCATGCAAAAGGAGATCTTTGGTCCAGTTCTTCCTATTTTGACTGTAAACAATGTGGATGAGGCTATTAGTTTTATCAATAAGCAAGAAAAGCCCCTCTGTGTGTATGCATATTCCACCAACGGCAAG GTAATTTCAAGATTCATGAGTGAGACCTGCAGTGGAAGCTTCTGCTCTAATGATTGCATCCTGCAGAGTGTGATGGTGGCTCTACCTTTTGGTGGAGTAG GTGCCAGTGGAATGGGTTCTTTCCATGGCCGCTACAGCTTTGATACATTTTCTCACAAGAAATCCTGTCTGCTACGAAGCGCACGGTTTGAATGTGTGACCTACCTGCGCTATCCACCCTTCGAGGACCGCAATCTGTCTCTAATGACATGGGCCAGCAGCCTTTCCCAGAAAAGCCAGGGCTGGTGCCAGATTATGTGA
- the mmab gene encoding corrinoid adenosyltransferase MMAB has protein sequence MTSFVFRHSLLRGVPGTCRFISEYRAKRPLFTLFSVRSYATGEDNRVPKIYTKTGDKGFSSTFTGERRPKEDHIFEALGNTDELSSAIGLAREFCLDKRHTFTHQLDKIQCVLQDVGSNIATPRSSARESHIKRTKFIAQPIVDLETWIDQFTEELPPLTSFILPSGGKSSAALHLARTVCRRAERSVAPIVRSGEADPDVAKFLNRLSDYLFTVARYASMKEGSEEKIYKRPE, from the exons ATGACATCGTTTGTTTTCAGACATTCTCTCCTTCGCGGCGTTCCAGGGACATGCAGGTTCATTAGCGAGTATCGGGCAAAGAGACCGTTGTTTACCCTGTTTTCAGTCAGAAG TTATGCCACTGGTGAGGACAACAGGGTGCCCAAAATATACACCAAAACAGGAGACAAAG GTTTCTCAAGCACatttacaggagaaagaaggcCAAAAGAAGATCACATTTTTGAAGCCTTGGGGAATACAGACGAGCTGTCATCAGCTATAGG GCTGGCAAGAGAGTTTTGCCTTGATAAACGTCATACATTCACTCATCAATTGGACAAG ATCCAGTGCGTTTTACAAGATGTGGGCTCCAACATTGCTACCCCTCGATCATCTGCAAGAGAAAGCCATATAA AGAGAACAAAATTTATTGCACAGCCAATTGTGGACTTGGAGACCTGGATTGATCAGTTTACAGAAGAACTCCCTCCTTTAACCAGCTTCATTTTACCA tcTGGTGGGAAGAGCAGCGCAGCTTTGCACTTAGCTCGGACAGTCTGTCGGCGAGCAGAGCGCAG CGTTGCTCCAATTGTGCGATCAGGTGAGGCAGATCCAGATGTTGCCAAGTTCTTGAACAG GTTAAGTGACTACCTGTTCACAGTCGCCAGATATGCATCTATGAAAGAGGGCAGTGAAGAGAAAATCTACAAGAGGCCAGAATGA
- the mvk gene encoding mevalonate kinase: MQVTDLYVSAPGKAILHGEHAVVHGKVALAVSLNLRTYLRLKADTFGKVCINLPNIDTFLSWDLSQLKQLVTYGKRDEVQCLDAELVRRLREFIGVSNGSLDTCSMANLSFLYLYLSLFGSGELPSLTLTVWSELPTGAGLGSSAAYSVCLAAALLCASGAIPPPLKEWEHTARWCQEELELINSWAFQGEMIIHGNPSGVDNAVGTWGGMLRFLAGKIIPLSRVPLLRILLTNTKVPRSTKVLVAGVKDKINKFPSIMVPVLDSVDAISCTCEKVLSEMTCEPITGEHYNILEELIDINQHHLNVMGVGHPALDRLCQVTLAKGLHSKLTGAGGGGCGITLLRPETNSLMAQSTVQELKDCGFDCWETSIGGPGVQQHSAISVKEEILEILNYY; encoded by the exons ATGCAAGTGACGGACCTTTACGTGTCAGCTCCTGGAAAGGCGATCCTACACGGAGAGCATGCAGTCGTTCACGGAAAG GTGGCTCTTGCTGTGAGCTTAAACTTGAGGACATATTTGCGATTGAAAGCCGATACTTTTGGCAAGGTTTGCATCAACCTGCCCAATATCGACACATTCCTCAGCTGGGACCTTTCACAACTGAAGCAGCTTGTTACTTATG GTAAGAGGGATGAGGTGCAATGCCTGGATGCTGAACTTGTGAGGAGACTGCGGGAATTTATTGGCGTAAGCAATGGAAGCTTGGATACTTGCAGCATGGCCAACTTATCCTTCCTTTACCTCTACCTGTCGCTGTTTGGATCAGG TGAGCTGCCCAGTTTGACGCTGACTGTGTGGTCAGAGCTGCCTACTGGAGCAGGACTCGGGTCAAGTGCCGCCTACTctgtgtgtttagctgcagcTCTGCTTTGCGCAAGTGGAGCCATCCCCCCTCCTCTCAAAGAGTGGGAACACACTGCCAG GTGGTGTCAGGAGGAACTGGAGCTAATCAACAGTTGGGCTTTCCAAGGGGAGATGATCATCCACGGTAATCCTTCAGGAGTGGACAATGCTGTAGGAACGTGGG GCGGCATGCTCAGATTCTTGGCTGGAAAGATAATACCGCTGAGCAG GGTGCCGTTATTAAGAATCCTCCTCACTAACACCAAAGTACCACGAAGCACCAAGGTACTTGTTGCCGGGGTGAAGGACAAAATTAACAAG TTTCCATCCATCATGGTACCTGTTCTTGACTCGGTTGATGCCATTTCCTGCACTTGTGAAAAGGTCCTCTCAGAGATGACCTGCGAGCCCATCACAGGAGAGCATTACAATATTCTAGAG GAACTCATTGATATCAACCAGCACCATCTGAATGTGATGGGGGTGGGGCACCCTGCCCTGGACAGACTTTGCCAGGTCACACTGGCCAAAGGGCTCCACAGCAAGCTAACAGGTGCAGGGGGAGGAGGCTGTGGCATCACGCTTCTGAGACCAG AAACCAACTCCCTGATGGCCCAGAGTACAGTGCAGGAGTTGAAAGACTGTGGCTTTGACTGCTGGGAAACAAGCATTGGTGGGCCAGGTGTCCAGCAGCATTCGGCCATTTCTGTTAAGGAGGAAATTCTGGAGATTTTAAATTACTACTAA